The following is a genomic window from Hydrogenobaculum sp. Y04AAS1.
GGAGGGTTTTTGTTTTTCTTAAAATGTGAGGGTTTTTATGAAAAAGAATTTTTTCGCTTTGGGTTTAGCTTTATCTATCCTAGGGTCAAACGTTAGTGCAGTATCTGGTCCAATTTTAGAGCAATTTCAAAAAGAAGTAGAACAAATAGTAGATAAAGTCTCACCTTCAGTAGTAACAATTTACGCTACTCAGATAGTGAAAGCTCCTTTAAACACTCAAATATTTCCAGGATTTCCACCGTTTATGATGCCAGGTATTCCAACTCCAGAAATCCCAGAGAAAGAAAAAGATTTGGGTTCTGGTATTATAATTAAATACATTCAATCTAAAAATGCCTTTATAATTTTAACAAACAATCATGTTGTAGGAAATTCAAAAGATGTAATGGTAAAATTATCTAGAACTATTGAAAGAAAAGCTAAGGTTTTAGGTAGGGACCCTAAAACAGATTTAGCAGTGCTAGAAGTTAGCGCTGAGGGCATAGATAACCCTAGTTCTAGAGTGGCTACTCTTGGGGATTCTTCTCATGTAAGAATAGGACAACTTGTCATAGCTATAGGGAATCCATACGGTTTTAGTAGAACTGTTACAATGGGAGTAATATCTGCTTTAAACAGAAGGCTTGGCCTTTCTCAATATGAAGATTATATACAAACGGATGCTGCTATAAACCCAGGCAACAGCGGTGGTCCTCTCATAAATATAGAAGGCAAAGTGATAGGTATAAATACTGCAATGGTGAAAGGGGGTCAAGGGCTTAGTTTTGCCATACCTATAAATTTAGCTAAATGGGTTTATCATCAAATAATGGAGTATGGTAAAGTTATAAGAGGCTGGCTTGGTGTATCTATACAGCAGATAACACCTCAGATGGCCTCCTCTTTAGGTGTAAACTACGGCGCTATCGTCGCTCAAGTATTTCCAGGCTCACCTGCTCAAAAGTACGGTCTTAAAGTAGGGGATATAATAGTATCAGTGGATGGAAAACCCCTTGAAAGCATAGACGAGCTCCAATTTAAAACCATGGAATCTCCACCTGGCACTGTCTTGACTTTGGGTGTTATAAGAAATCATAAGCTTATTACGATTAAAGTGAAAACTGCAAAAATGCCAAGCAACACTAGCAATATAGGTGTTGTATCGGAAGCTAAAGATTTGGGCCTTATGGTAAGACCTCTAAATCCTCAAGAGCAAAGACGTTACGAAGTAAAAGGCGGCCTTTTGGTGGAAGATGTACTGATGGGTTCTCCTGCTTACGAAGCCGGTATAAGAGCCGGTGATATCATTCTTAGCATAAACCTTCATAGAATCTATACAAAAGCCGAGATGGACAATATATTAGAACGCTTAATATCTGAACATAAAGATACTGCTACTTTCCTAGTAGATAGAAACGGTCAAAACATCTTTGTTACAGTGAGATTAAAATAATATGCTTATAACAAAATATCAAGGTTCTGGCAACGATTTTATTATCATAGATAATAGGGATAATTTTGTTTATAAAGAGATAGAAAAGTTAGGTTTAAGTATAAACGAATTTGTTAGAAAACTTTGTGAACAGCATACATCAGTGGGTGCAGACGGTGTTATACTTATAGAAAAAGCCAGAAATACTAAAAATCATTTTAGCTGGGCGTTTTTCAACGCCGATGGTTCGGCAGCTGAGATGTGTGGCAACGGTTCTCGTTGCGCTGCAAGATTTGCCTACGAGAAAGATATTGCTCCAAAGGATATTGTCTTTGAAACAATAGCTGGCGAGATAGAAGCTCACATAATGGATTCAAAAAGGGTAAAAGTGCAACTTACCCCTTATCATTCACATCAAAAGAATATAGAAATCAAAACTGAGTATGGCACTTTCAAAGGTCATTTTGTCAATACTGGGGTGCCACATTTTGTTATATTTGTGGATGAAGATGAACTTGATAACTTAGATGTGGAAAAAGTAGGTAGAGCCATAAGATATCATGAGTATTTTGCTCCAAAAGGAACAAATGTAAATTTTGTGGCAAAAACAAAAAACGGCAGTTTTAGAATAAGAACTTACGAAAGGGGCGTTGAAGGTGAAACCCTTGCCTGTGGGACCGGTAGCGCAGCTTGTGGTATAAACGCATATCTTCTTGGTTTATCGGCTTCTAACATAGTAGACATCATCACCAAATCCGGTGAGCTCTTAAAAATAACCATAGAGAATGATAAGGTATTTTTAGAAGGTCCCACTACAAAAGTATTTGAAGGCATGCTCTCTTACGAGATCTTCTAATGGATTTATACTTTTATCTCGATACTTATGTAGGTGAATACCTGATAAATTTTTACATGGTATCTTTTAAACTTCTTGATCTAGACTCGGTAGAGATTACCGATTTTTACGGTTCGAAACTAATATCAAATATATTAGATTGGGACGCTTTCTCTAGCTCCGTAGGAAACATATACCTTCTTGAATACGGTGATCCCATTCAGAGGTTTTACAACATAGAAGAAGCCATTAAGACAGGGTACGATATTATTTTTGAAATAGCGAAATCTTCTACAAATGTTTTAAAACCAAGGCCTATGATTGGAGTAGGCTATCCACCGTTATTTTTATTAAAAAAGCTTTACCCAAATTTATTTGAAGACATGCTCTTTAGGCAAAGTCTTGATGAGTTTTTAGACCAAATACTATTCACCTAACCTAAAATATAAAAGTTTTATGATTTTACTAAAAGCCATATACCAAATAAAATCTATATTTTAATTATGGAAGAAAAACATTTTGAAATACCCATAGATTTGCTACAAAAGTGCGTTAGATGTGGTCTTTGTAAATCGGTATGCCCTACATATAGGGTAAATGAAGAAGAAAGAAGCTTTGCAAGAGGAAGACTAGCTTTGGCTCAGATGGTCCTATCTGGAGAACTGCCTCTTACCAAAGATGTGGCAAGACAGTGGGACGAATGCGCCATGTGTAGAAGATGTGAGTGGATCTGTCCAAACAACGTAGAGTACAAAGAGATTATGTCAAAAGCCAAAGAGCTTCAATCAAACACCCTTGGCAAAGATCCATTCAAATACACCGCTCTAAGCGCTCTTGAGCTAATGCAAACAAACGTTGGTAGAACTGTCGTAAAAATGGCTGGTTCTTTATTATCTTTAATCCCCAAAAAAGAACTAAAAACTTACATACCTTCTGGTATAAACGGTGCTGTAAAGTTCATGCCAAAACCCTCCAAAGACGCTTTTGGTATAAGAGGACAAACCTTTAAAACCGATAAAACCCCTTCCAAAGGCACACTTCTTTTCTTTACCGGTTGCATGGTAGATGCTTTTTACACTACCACTGGTAAAAATGCCATAAAAGTCTTGAACAAAGCAGGTTATGATGTAATTGTACCAAAGGATATAAAGTGTTGCGGTGCTCCTCATCTTTACTCTGGGAATATTGAGGCTTTTAATATACTAAAAGCCAAAAACCAAGAGGAGATTTCAAAATACAACTTTGATGCTATAGTGGTAGTTTGTCCCACCTGCGGTGGTGCACTGTTGGAAGATTATGGATATAAAAATGTTTTAGATTTTGCAAGCATTGTAGCGTCTTCAAACGATCTTGTTTTAAAGTCAAAATCAAAAGAATCTGTCACTTTCCATGTACCCTGCCACTCTTACAGCGCTATGAAAACACCGGTATCCGATTTTGAAAACACCATAAAGAAAATAGAAAATGTAGAGTACAATAAAGCTTCTAAAGCTCAAAGCTGTTGTGGTTTTGCTGGGCTTTTTTCCATGAAAAACCCGGAGCTTTCTACAGCTATTCAAAAAGAGAAAATGGAAGACTTCAAATCCACAAACGCAGAATATATACTAAGCGCTTGTCCTGGATGTGTTTTACAGCTTCAAGATGGCAACCTTAAGTTTAAAAATAATCAAAAGATCATGCATATAGCAGATTTTGTGGCAAACAAGTTAGAAGATTGAAGTTTTTTGGTTTTTAAAAACTTGCTTTAGCTCATTTTTGTTTGGTTTATAATGTTTATATTAGTAAATTTTTAAGGAGAAATTATGGAGCAAATTATTAGAGTGGCTCACAGCCCAGACTCAGACGATGCTTTTATGTTTTATCCTATGGTTAAAGGTCTTATAGACACCTATGGATTTAAGATAGAACACATTTTAAAAGATATAGAAAGCCTTAACGAAGACGCTAAAAAGGGTACATACGAACTATCTGCAATTTCTTTTCATGCATACCCATACGTAGCAGATAAGTACTACGTTTTACCAAGCGGTGGAAGCGTAGGAGAAGGATATGGTCCTATCGTTGTCACAAAAGAACCCACAAACACCATAAAAGGAAAAAGAATAGGGATACCAGGAGAACTAACAACGGCTTACCTTGTTTTAAGGCTATTCGAAGAGGATTTTGAACCAGTTGTTATGCCTTTTGATAAGATATTGGATGAGGTGGAGAAGGGCAGTGTAGATGCTGGTCTTATTATACACGAAGGGCAACTTACATACAAAGACAAAGGACTATACAAGTTTGTAGACCTTGGGGAAGATTGGAAGAAAAAATACAACCTACCACTTCCATTAGGATGCAACATAGTAAGAAAAGATCTTGGTTTAGATATCATAAAAAAACTTGAAAACATAATGAGAGAAAGTGTTAAAAAAGCCCTAGAGATAAGAAAAGAGGCCTTAAATTACGCTATAAATTATGCAAGGGACTTAGAAAACGACGAGGCAAGGGCTTCAAAGTTTGTAAGCATGTATGTGAACGAAAGAACTATAGACTATGGGCCGGATGGAAAAGAAGCGGTAAAGCTTTTATATAAACTTGGCAAAGAAAAAGGTATCATAAAAGCAAAGATACCAGATATTATCTTCACAGACGAACTTTAAAGGAGAGTGTTATGATTTTACAAAAAATATACGACGAGAACGTAGAAAACGATATAAAAAATCTTTTTGAGGCCTGGCCAGAAATCTCTTACAAGGTTAGTATAAAACCAGTAAAAGTAGGGGATGAATCTATAAACGTGGTTTATATAGAGGCAAACGATGAGGGCTTTGAGAAATCTGTGGGAGTGTTTGAATCCAAAGAAGAGGCAATGGGCGCTTTTAGAAGTTTTGCCTATGAGCTTGGGTTTGAAGATTATCCTACAAACATAGCATTTTTACATGCTGGGTTTGATGGTGATAAACTTTTTCTTTTTTTAAAAGCCAAAAACGACGATAATATAAAACAATTTGACCAACTTAGTGTAGAAAAGCTTACCAAAGAACTTCCAAATTATCAAAGAGTGGTGATATATCAAAGCGCTGTTTTAACTTATTTAAAAGACATATACCCAGCTATAGACAACATAGCTTATGTAATACCGCACAAACTTTCAAACATAGGTTGTCAAACGCCTGATTTATCAGACTTAGCAAAAATATACGGCGTTTCTTTAAATACAAAAGAAGATGAAATAAGATTTATAGAAAAGCTTCTTCAAGACCCAAAAGGTCTTTGCAAAGACAAAGAACCCCCGCCTATAGATATACCTTTATGAATTACAAAGACTCATTTTTAAAAATTGTAGCCACTGGCTTTGGGCTCGGGAAAGCTCCTGTGGCTCCTGGTACTGTAGGCACTTTAAGTGCGATACCTTTTATATATTTGTTGGGTAATAATTTATTTGAAAAGCTCTTATTCTTTATAGTGTTTATTCCTATTGGTGTTGTAGCCTCTCAATATGTAATAGATATTACGGGAAACAAAGACCCAGATGAAGTTGTAGTAGATGAGCTTGTAGGATACTTTATAACAATGATGTTTATACCACATACCTTTTGGTGGATGGTTTTAGGTTTTCTTGTTTTTAGGCTTTTAGATATAACAAAACCTTTTGGCATAAGAAAATTAGAAACTCCAAATGGAATTGGTGTTATGCTAGATGATATTGCCGCTGGTTTATTAGGGGCTATTTTATTGTTTATTTTTAAAATGATTATATGAGCTATACCGTTTATTTGGCTTTAAAAAATGAGGAAGTTGTAAATTTTCTAAAGGTTGAAGCCAGTACGCCTACAAAATATGCTATACAGCTGATGGCTAATTTTGATAAGGACTACGTAGTTGTTGTTGAGAACAATAAAACGGTGGGTATTTTGTCCGAGTCTGATGTTTTAAAGTTAAAATACGCCAACGAAAATCTTGATAAAAACGTATTAGAGTATGCCTCAAAACCAGCAATAACCGTTAGAAGCTCTTTCAACCTCTTTGAGGCCATTAATTTAATGATAGAAAACGATATATCAAAGCTTATTGTAGTTGATGATGAAGATACACCAATAGGTGTGCTTACTCAAAGAACTCTTATAAAAACAATAGACCAGGAGATGTTAAAAAGACACAAACATGTTAAAGATATATTAAGACAAAGAGATTTGATAAGTTTATCCCCCACGGATACTCTTAGTCTAGCTCTTAAAACCCTCGTAGAAAACAAAATAAGAGCAGTAGTAATATTAGAACCCAACAAGACAAATAGTAGTGAATTTGACGAAAACGAGCAAGATACAAACGATGGCAAACTTGTTGATCGTGGTAGACTTGTAAGCCGTGGTAGACTTGTGGATCGTGGTAGACTTGTAAGCCGTGGTAGACTTGTGGATCGTGGTAGACTTGTAGGTATAATAACTCAAAAAGATTTGACTAAGCTCATATCTGTCGGTGTTGATTTAGATAAAGCTTTGATTAAAGATTATATGAAATCCCCTGTAATAACTTGCAGAATGGACACGCCTCTTATAGAAGCTTCAAAGATGATGGCAAGCTTTAATATAAGAAGACTCGTAGTGGTAGATGAAAAAGACAATCCCATAGGCATAGTAACCCAAGGAGATATAATAAGAAATCTTGAGGAAAAATATGAAGAATATATAGAGAAAAAGTTAAAACACTTAAGATCTATGCTAAATATAATGCAAGATCCAGTGTTAGAGATTGTGGATGCTGGTGTTTTTGATTCTTCCTCTGGCGTGATAATATGGCAAAATGATAGTGCAAAGAGCATATTTGGAAACTTTTTAGGGAAAAATATAGAAGAAATTATAGATCATTATACATGGAAATATATATACGAAAAGCTTAAAAATGAAAAAAATGTAAACTATGAGCCTATATTTATAAAAGATTATATATATCATATATCCTGTGTGTATATTGAGGATGAACAAAAAATAATAGACGGTAGAATCAAAATTTTGTTTAAAGACATAACAAAAGCCTATAAATCTGAGTTAGAGCTAAAAAAGATAAATAAGCAATATAAAAATATTTTAGACGCAATGAACGATATGGTTATAATCTACGATGCCTATGATTATAAAATCAAATTTGTTAATAAATCTACTTTAGAACACTTGGGATATACAGAAGAAGAGCTTACAAACAAAAATTTCTTCGATATCATACTAAATCCAGAAAATGTAATAAAACATTTCATAGAACGCATTGTAAAAGAAAACAGAAAAGTGGTAGGAAGACGAGTGTATATCAAAAAGAATGGAGACTTTTTACCAGTGCATGTAGTAGCAACAAAAGTAGAATTTGAAAATCACACTAGCAAAGAACATATACTTGTGGTAGCAAGAGATATATCAAAAGAGTTAATCATAGAAGAAAAACTAAAAAATACAAACAAAGATCTAAATATACTTTATTCTTTTATTACAGATCTTTCTAAAGCGCATCAAGAAGATGAAGCTTATGATATTCTTATTCATTACTTAAAGAGGCTAGGAATAGAATACGTGCATATGTACAAACTAAATCCATCCCTAAACAAAATCGTGTCCTCTTATTTGCTAAAGACAAAAAGCATATATCAACCACATGATGAGAGCAACGTGTGGGTAAATGATTGTTTAGAAGACAATCCGTCTTTGTGTAAAGTTATAAAATCTGGAACTACTTTAGCTATTCCCAATATCACTATAGATTATGGCTGTCCTAGGATTGCTTTAGGATCTTCTATAAAATCTTATATGTGCGTACCTATTTTTATAGGCGGTATTTACATAACAAACGCCACAGCTATCTTAACCCTAATGTCTTCTAAAGAAAATTTTTTCACCGAAGATACAAAGAATAAAGTAAATAAATTTATAGAGGCTTTTATACCTGTAGTTAGCAATTTAAGACTCATAGAAATAAATAAAGAGCTTTCTATAAGAGATCCTCTCACAAATGCTTACAATAGGCGGTTTTTGGATGAGATATTGCAAAAGGAATTTCAAAAAGCTCTAAGATATCAAACCAAATTATCGATTGTTATGCTAGACGTAGATAACTTTAAAAAATTTAACGATACATACGGCCATAGGGCAGGGGATATGGCTTTACAACATCTATCTAAAGTAGTTCAAGAAAGCATAAGAGTTACAGATATATTTGCTAGATATGGTGGTGAGGAGTTTACGATAGTGCTTCCAGAAACATCTAAAGAATATGCAACCGAAATAGCAAATAGAATAAAGGACGCTCTATCAAGCAAAATGTTTTATGCAAACTCTTTGGAATCTAAAGACATAAGCACATTAAATATAGATGATATTTATACAAAGTATTATATAACCGCGTCTTTTGGTGTAGCTACTTTTGATGATGATGCCAAAAATTTAGAAGAATTGATAAAAGTAGCTGATATGAGGCTATATAAAGCAAAAGAATTAGGTAAAAATAGAGTGGTATATAATTAAAGATATAGGAGGTTTATATGGAACTATTCAAAAAATATATCATTGAACTGGTGATTTATGTGACCTCTGTTGGATTATCAGTTATGGCTATGGGTTTTCTAGCAGACAGAAACTTCATATTTGGAAGTCTTTTTATGTTTATGCTCCTTCTTTTCCAAGTTTTCGTGATTTTAGGAGCAAAAGGAGATAAAGAATTCCCAAAAGCTTACGATAAAGATATAAAAGACGTAGGGCTTTTCAACGCACTTATGCTTATATATTTTGGAGTTTTTACAGCTGGTATATTGATGACTTTAGTTTAATTATGAAACTTTCAAAATATCTTACGATAGTTGATGTTGATGTATTTAAAGATGATATAACAGAAAAAACAAAGAAGATTGTAGAAACTTACAAACCAAGCATTATGCTAAGGGCCAAAAACCTAAAAGGAAAATATTTTTATGAATATGCAAAAGCTATAAGAGATATCACACTAAATTACGGTGTTTTATTTTTTGTAAATGAGCGCTTTGATATAGCACTGGCTGTAGGGGCAAACGGGGTACATCTTCCATCGAACGCTTTAGATGTATCTGTTGTAAAAAATATATGTAAAGATATGACCATAGGATATTCGGCTCATTCAAAAGAAGATGCGCTTGAGGCTTTTCAAAAAGGTGCAGATTACGTCACGCTTAGCCCTATTTTTCCTACTAAAAGCCATGAAAACGCAACACCCCTTGGTTTAGAATATTTAGAAGATGTGGTCAAGTCCTCCAAAAAACCCATATTTGCCCTTGGAGGTATCACAAAAGAAAATATAGATGATGTTTTTAAAACTGGAGTTTACGGTATAGCTTCTATAAGATTTTTCCTATAAATTGAAATATCATAAGTGAAGTATATCTAATTTAAGGAGGTATACAACATTTGCGATTTTCTGTAAGAAAGTGTATAATATTAAACTATGGGCGGGAAATGTTAACACTTCAATGTATACTTGAATTTAAAAATGAGAAAGATAAAGAAGTTGTATTAGATTTAATGCGTAGGTTTTCATCTGCAATGAGATATGCATATAAAAGGTTGTTAGAAAGTGAAAAAAGAAAGGACTTAAAAAAGCATTTATCTAAAACATTTAACATAAATACAAGATATTCAGATGATGCAATACTGCTAGCTAAGCAAACGATAGAGACATACAAATCGCATAATAAAAATCCAAAAAAGGTTATATTTGGCTCAAGAATGTTATTTGATAAGCTAAACAAGAAACACTTAACTGGAGAATCAAGAAAGAGTCTTATAAAAAAGTGGAGAGAAAAAAGGCAAGGTAATCTTTATTCAAGAGGCGATAAATCTAAACAAGGAAATCTAAATTTAAGACTGCAGTGGATAGATGATAAACTTTACTTGAGAATAAATATAGGAGATAGACAGTATATTTATGCAAAAGTAATTAGAACTGTAAGCAGGAAGAATGATAAATGGATAGATTTTATGTTAATGCTATTGAAAGCTAAAGAATCTGGTAGTTGGTTTCCATATAGTGTTAGGCTAGCATTGAAAAACGGTAAAGTTTATGCTTTCATATCTGTTGAAGAAAAATTACCACCTGTTACAATTAAAAAAGATAGTGGAGTTATAGGTATAGACATAAACGCTTATCCATTTCATTTAGCATTAGCAACCGCATCAAAAGATGGAAATCTGGAAAACTATCAAGCAATAAGCTTGCATGAGTTATTGGATGTTAGCTCAGAGAAAAGACAATATTTAGAATGGCGGATAGCACATCAAATAATAGAAATTGCCAAGAAGGAAAACAAAGCTATTGCAATAGAAAACTTAGATAAACTACCAAAAGGTAAAAGAGGAAATGGATTTGCTAAACTAAGACAGAAATTGCAAAAGTGGATATACAAGAGATTATTAAATAAAATAGAGATTACAGCAAGAAGAAATGGAATAGAAATTAGAAAAGTAAATCCAGCGTATACATCTTTAATAGGCAAATTAAAATACGCACCACAATTTAACATAGATAAGGATATTGCAGCAGCATTTGTAATAGCAAGAAGAGGATTAGGATATAAGGAAAAACTACCAAAGAATTATAGAGAGGTATTGAATGATATTGACTTTCTATCATATAGTATTGCAAGAATTGAGGATGATATTAAAAGGGTAAAGGAAAATATAAAAGATGAAAAGAATCCATATATTAGAAATAGATTAAAAAGTATGTTAGCAAAATTAAGAAAAGAACTTAAAGCACTACAAAAACATTTGTCGTTTATTATACAAAGTGAAAAGAGTAAGTCAGTTTCTCAACAACCTGTCAACCAACGGAAGGAACAGGTGAGAAGTTCCGCTTATGCGGGATACAAAAACTGGCAAGTTCTTTTCACAGCCTTTGCCTTCTGCTATCTTGAAAAATCATACAGAGATTTTTCTCCTTTGAAGCAATTAATAGTTTCAAAAGATTGGATAGCAGTGGCAAATAGGTTAGCTCCTGTGCTTGGTGCAGGGACTACAAGTATGCCACGGTTTATGATACTTCCAAAATACCGCCTGTTGGGGTTGGAAGTGTCTGAAATGGCGGAATACAAATACCCCAACTCAAGCTGTACAGAGCAATACAGTTTTGTACAGTTTGGTTGACCAGGTTAAAAATGATAGGAATATTGACATTAACAGTCATAACCCAAAGGGCCACAAGCCTTAATTACGGGGAGAACATAGGCAATGTATCAATTCTTAAGAAACTTTCCCTAGGGGACAGCTCTCAGCTCACCTATGTGTCGGACAAAGCGCTAAAGTATGATATAAAGAGGAAAGGTAGAGAAGAGAAGGGATGGAAATTGTTGGATGGTTTCTAATTAACCGTTTGGAGTTGAAAGATGGTGGGTATAGAGGCAGTGTTTTTGGGATATTAGGTTTTATGGGTAGAGGTAGTTATCTTTGGTGGCTGGGAAGCTTTGTCTGGTAATGAGGTGCTGTGATGGGGTTTGAGGGGTTGGGTAAAGTATACTAAGCTTAAGACACTTATTGATTTAGATTTATTAGTAGAAGTCTATAATGTGATATATTATTGACTTCGTATAAATTTTTTATACTTTATATAGTGAGGTATTTGTTATGAGAGAATTTCATGTAGTAGTTACTCAAGATGAAGAAGGTTATTTTGTGGCTGAAGTATCTGAGTTGTCTGGTTGTCATACTCAAGCAAAGTCTCACGATGAGTTAATGGAAAGAATAAAAGAAGCTATTGAGCTTTATTTAGATGTTGTAGAAGGTCAAATCCCAGAAGAGATTAAGATTATAGAGACCCAAGCGGCTCTAACGTGAAATTTCCTTCTCTGACAGGTAAAGAGATAGTAGAAATCTTAAAGAAAATAGGTTTTGAAGAGATTAGACAA
Proteins encoded in this region:
- a CDS encoding Do family serine endopeptidase — encoded protein: MKKNFFALGLALSILGSNVSAVSGPILEQFQKEVEQIVDKVSPSVVTIYATQIVKAPLNTQIFPGFPPFMMPGIPTPEIPEKEKDLGSGIIIKYIQSKNAFIILTNNHVVGNSKDVMVKLSRTIERKAKVLGRDPKTDLAVLEVSAEGIDNPSSRVATLGDSSHVRIGQLVIAIGNPYGFSRTVTMGVISALNRRLGLSQYEDYIQTDAAINPGNSGGPLINIEGKVIGINTAMVKGGQGLSFAIPINLAKWVYHQIMEYGKVIRGWLGVSIQQITPQMASSLGVNYGAIVAQVFPGSPAQKYGLKVGDIIVSVDGKPLESIDELQFKTMESPPGTVLTLGVIRNHKLITIKVKTAKMPSNTSNIGVVSEAKDLGLMVRPLNPQEQRRYEVKGGLLVEDVLMGSPAYEAGIRAGDIILSINLHRIYTKAEMDNILERLISEHKDTATFLVDRNGQNIFVTVRLK
- the dapF gene encoding diaminopimelate epimerase, whose protein sequence is MLITKYQGSGNDFIIIDNRDNFVYKEIEKLGLSINEFVRKLCEQHTSVGADGVILIEKARNTKNHFSWAFFNADGSAAEMCGNGSRCAARFAYEKDIAPKDIVFETIAGEIEAHIMDSKRVKVQLTPYHSHQKNIEIKTEYGTFKGHFVNTGVPHFVIFVDEDELDNLDVEKVGRAIRYHEYFAPKGTNVNFVAKTKNGSFRIRTYERGVEGETLACGTGSAACGINAYLLGLSASNIVDIITKSGELLKITIENDKVFLEGPTTKVFEGMLSYEIF
- a CDS encoding (Fe-S)-binding protein, with product MEEKHFEIPIDLLQKCVRCGLCKSVCPTYRVNEEERSFARGRLALAQMVLSGELPLTKDVARQWDECAMCRRCEWICPNNVEYKEIMSKAKELQSNTLGKDPFKYTALSALELMQTNVGRTVVKMAGSLLSLIPKKELKTYIPSGINGAVKFMPKPSKDAFGIRGQTFKTDKTPSKGTLLFFTGCMVDAFYTTTGKNAIKVLNKAGYDVIVPKDIKCCGAPHLYSGNIEAFNILKAKNQEEISKYNFDAIVVVCPTCGGALLEDYGYKNVLDFASIVASSNDLVLKSKSKESVTFHVPCHSYSAMKTPVSDFENTIKKIENVEYNKASKAQSCCGFAGLFSMKNPELSTAIQKEKMEDFKSTNAEYILSACPGCVLQLQDGNLKFKNNQKIMHIADFVANKLED
- a CDS encoding MqnA/MqnD/SBP family protein — encoded protein: MEQIIRVAHSPDSDDAFMFYPMVKGLIDTYGFKIEHILKDIESLNEDAKKGTYELSAISFHAYPYVADKYYVLPSGGSVGEGYGPIVVTKEPTNTIKGKRIGIPGELTTAYLVLRLFEEDFEPVVMPFDKILDEVEKGSVDAGLIIHEGQLTYKDKGLYKFVDLGEDWKKKYNLPLPLGCNIVRKDLGLDIIKKLENIMRESVKKALEIRKEALNYAINYARDLENDEARASKFVSMYVNERTIDYGPDGKEAVKLLYKLGKEKGIIKAKIPDIIFTDEL
- a CDS encoding phosphatidylglycerophosphatase A; translation: MNYKDSFLKIVATGFGLGKAPVAPGTVGTLSAIPFIYLLGNNLFEKLLFFIVFIPIGVVASQYVIDITGNKDPDEVVVDELVGYFITMMFIPHTFWWMVLGFLVFRLLDITKPFGIRKLETPNGIGVMLDDIAAGLLGAILLFIFKMII
- a CDS encoding diguanylate cyclase; its protein translation is MSYTVYLALKNEEVVNFLKVEASTPTKYAIQLMANFDKDYVVVVENNKTVGILSESDVLKLKYANENLDKNVLEYASKPAITVRSSFNLFEAINLMIENDISKLIVVDDEDTPIGVLTQRTLIKTIDQEMLKRHKHVKDILRQRDLISLSPTDTLSLALKTLVENKIRAVVILEPNKTNSSEFDENEQDTNDGKLVDRGRLVSRGRLVDRGRLVSRGRLVDRGRLVGIITQKDLTKLISVGVDLDKALIKDYMKSPVITCRMDTPLIEASKMMASFNIRRLVVVDEKDNPIGIVTQGDIIRNLEEKYEEYIEKKLKHLRSMLNIMQDPVLEIVDAGVFDSSSGVIIWQNDSAKSIFGNFLGKNIEEIIDHYTWKYIYEKLKNEKNVNYEPIFIKDYIYHISCVYIEDEQKIIDGRIKILFKDITKAYKSELELKKINKQYKNILDAMNDMVIIYDAYDYKIKFVNKSTLEHLGYTEEELTNKNFFDIILNPENVIKHFIERIVKENRKVVGRRVYIKKNGDFLPVHVVATKVEFENHTSKEHILVVARDISKELIIEEKLKNTNKDLNILYSFITDLSKAHQEDEAYDILIHYLKRLGIEYVHMYKLNPSLNKIVSSYLLKTKSIYQPHDESNVWVNDCLEDNPSLCKVIKSGTTLAIPNITIDYGCPRIALGSSIKSYMCVPIFIGGIYITNATAILTLMSSKENFFTEDTKNKVNKFIEAFIPVVSNLRLIEINKELSIRDPLTNAYNRRFLDEILQKEFQKALRYQTKLSIVMLDVDNFKKFNDTYGHRAGDMALQHLSKVVQESIRVTDIFARYGGEEFTIVLPETSKEYATEIANRIKDALSSKMFYANSLESKDISTLNIDDIYTKYYITASFGVATFDDDAKNLEELIKVADMRLYKAKELGKNRVVYN
- a CDS encoding thiamine phosphate synthase; its protein translation is MKLSKYLTIVDVDVFKDDITEKTKKIVETYKPSIMLRAKNLKGKYFYEYAKAIRDITLNYGVLFFVNERFDIALAVGANGVHLPSNALDVSVVKNICKDMTIGYSAHSKEDALEAFQKGADYVTLSPIFPTKSHENATPLGLEYLEDVVKSSKKPIFALGGITKENIDDVFKTGVYGIASIRFFL
- a CDS encoding IS200/IS605 family accessory protein TnpB-related protein, whose protein sequence is MLTLQCILEFKNEKDKEVVLDLMRRFSSAMRYAYKRLLESEKRKDLKKHLSKTFNINTRYSDDAILLAKQTIETYKSHNKNPKKVIFGSRMLFDKLNKKHLTGESRKSLIKKWREKRQGNLYSRGDKSKQGNLNLRLQWIDDKLYLRINIGDRQYIYAKVIRTVSRKNDKWIDFMLMLLKAKESGSWFPYSVRLALKNGKVYAFISVEEKLPPVTIKKDSGVIGIDINAYPFHLALATASKDGNLENYQAISLHELLDVSSEKRQYLEWRIAHQIIEIAKKENKAIAIENLDKLPKGKRGNGFAKLRQKLQKWIYKRLLNKIEITARRNGIEIRKVNPAYTSLIGKLKYAPQFNIDKDIAAAFVIARRGLGYKEKLPKNYREVLNDIDFLSYSIARIEDDIKRVKENIKDEKNPYIRNRLKSMLAKLRKELKALQKHLSFIIQSEKSKSVSQQPVNQRKEQVRSSAYAGYKNWQVLFTAFAFCYLEKSYRDFSPLKQLIVSKDWIAVANRLAPVLGAGTTSMPRFMILPKYRLLGLEVSEMAEYKYPNSSCTEQYSFVQFG
- a CDS encoding type II toxin-antitoxin system HicB family antitoxin — encoded protein: MREFHVVVTQDEEGYFVAEVSELSGCHTQAKSHDELMERIKEAIELYLDVVEGQIPEEIKIIETQAALT